The window tttttaatctgaACATTACATATTGTGCGTCACTTCTCTTAGCTCCAGGATGTCCTCCATTACACAGACCAAGCCATGTCAGTCAACTGTCAAAGAGTTACAGAAAGTTACTCATTGCATTTATTCTCATTGTTGAATTTAATGCCGTCAACACAGTACAGGTGcctcaagctcagtgtgagggaaaaccaacaaaattataaggatgtgtgggaatcccgataaaacacctgaaaagtttgcgaaaaaattgtcaattaaaaagcctaaccatattgccattgtggatcgcttccttcctgtgtgatTTTTCCCCGAGATTCAATGCAAAttaagccattatcagttccttggttgtcaacggttataattaAATACCATGGCTGAACACTTAATTCTCACAAGACCACCAAATGGAGTCAAGTATTCCTagttaaaatgttcccacagtTAAAATTCCACTGTAGAATTCAAGgacaaaggtttttctttcatttcaatccactAGCCGCGCGATCGAAGCTCTACCAGGGATGTCAGGCGGCGATAAAATGATCGAAAAGAGTCTCTTTCACATTGAAAACCACACAGCAACTGTTGAGTTTCTGCTTGAGTCTTTGTTTGTGGCTTGGAAAAGGGTCTTTGTTTGTTGTCCCTGACGGCGTTACCATCAATATTGTATTCATGATAATGCCTGAGCTCCAGCTGAAGgctttgtgtttgtttgtttgtttattttctacTCATTTACTTATCATCTTATTTACTTTGGTTTATATGTAATATCTTCTGTTATCATTAAGCATTTGTTAAAGtcgaaagattgaagtgatcctcaTCTGgacaataatattttaaaaaattgtctcttataagcacctgaaaaattcaggtggctttttgatcggcgggtctaatctgcaggtcgcaggtcaaaggtcacaggttgcaggtcattgtttcaccaatacagaaagtatcctaaacattcataaaagctaaccttaggcctaaggatactttctgtataatttggtgaaacaatgacctgcaacctgtgacctgtgacctgtgacctgcagattagacccacTGCTTTTTGACAGGACCCGAACCTACAACCTCTATGATGCCGGCacaatgctctgccaactgagctatgaagtcacacAGTTGTAAGCAGGCCAATTcattgggctcatgtgttctcGTGAAAGCAATGATGAAGGAtagaaatgtgtatttgaagtgtgggttatagacAAAACATTGAGGTGACCTTGCAGTTAGTTGGACAATTTAATCAATTGTCTCAAGATTATACATGTAGACACCTAAAAACTTCAGGTGGCTTTTTAATGGGACCCAAACCATTGACCCCTGCAATGCTGGCGCAatactctaccaactgagctatgaagccacacagatGTGAGCGGCCCAAAAATTCattgggctcatgtgtttccTTGAAAGGAATGATGCACTGGCATCATGGAGGTCTGGGTTTGCGTCCCATGATTAAAAAGCTGCCTGAATCTTGTCTATAGCCCATACTtcaaatttacatttctttccttcatcattccttgaataaaaatcaaagctcaaaattttgccagtcaagtgttaagcaaacacactttccaaatctgaagaaaaataagaatttattGATCGTAGTAACTGTTCAATTGATGTCAGTCTTTCTTGGTTATTTTTACTATTGCCAGACTTTTCTAGATCTTCTTTAATAATTGTCTGTTGACTCATAATTAAGCTCCCACGTGCACAGTAAGGCTCATGATAGAGCACGCATCAaccaaaaaagaatttttttacaagttgcaaatttgatCAAGGTAGCGAATTTCAGGAAGGTTGCACGTTTTATCAAGGTGGTAAACCAAGGTACAAACTTTTAAGGCTGCAAGTAATTCCTAGACAGGATTCTAGTTTTAgtggcttactgtagtttgcgaaacgaaatggagcgaaacgaaatggaacgaaacgaaatggaacgaaacgaaatgaaaatctgtagtttgcgaaatgaaaatctgtagtttgcgaaatgaaaatctgtagtttgcgaaatgagaatctgtagtttgcgaaatgaaaatctgtagtttgcgaaatgaaaatctgtagtttgcgaaatgaaaatctgtagtttgcgaaatgagaatctgtagtttgcgaaatgagaatctgtagtttgcgaaatgagaatctgtagtttgcgaaatgagaatatgtagtttgcgaaataaacatttactttatcgctgcgtctactcggatattctaaacagaaaattccccccCAAAAAGCCGTTTCGCCTTGCGCGGAATGCGTGACGTTTTGTCATTACTCTTATAGAGACGATCTGCCTGAAAATTTGCCCAAGCGATCTGTCTGAAAATTTGCCTAAGAATGCAAAAAGTCCACTTCAGGTGGAAAGTACATACTCCGATATTCCATTctttaaatgcatattgaactATTTATAAGGAGAAAGGTGCAAATGTAAGTTCCACTGAGAAATAAGTTAGCTTCTGAGGGGCTGATTGCTCCTCGGCCCCGGGTGATCGCCTGACCGTTAGAAAATGTAACGCAAGGGTCTCCTACGTAGCAAATCATATGCAAAGGTCATCGCCAGGCTAATCTCCCGCCAGAATTTAATTTTGACCGGGAAATTACATAGCACTTGCATGTTGGTCCTGGTAGATCATGTCGGTTTTTCGACGTTTCAAGCTGCCACAGCtgctgagaaaacaaaaatctaATGAGAATAGTATTGTTAACATACCGCGCTTTGATTGTAATGCACTGGCAGTGAAAGAGCGGCTTGGACAAGGTTCTTTTGGAGATGTTTACACCGTGGATTACAAAGCTCCAGGAAAGGTTATTGAAACTGTGGTTGTGAAGAAAGTGTTGCTGGCTCTGGACCAAGAGGAGAAGAAACTTTTCTACAAAGAAGTAGCTCTTCTCAACGGACTGAATCATCCCAAtatagtgaaaatgaaaggtgTGTGCCAAAATCCGCTCGCGATTATGCTCGAATattgttattttgattttaaGCCGTTTGGTGAAGATTTGCGTGTCACCTCGCTTTCTGGTTTCTTGCTTCAAATTAATGAATACAAGTGCCAAGGCTTCCATGACCTGGTCAATCATGCGGCCGTCGAAATTATCCAGGGTCTAGCCTATCTCCACTCCAAAGGAATAGCCCATCGAGATGTAAAACCGGCAAACGTTTTAGTAAATAATAGGCACTACAGCGCGTTGTCTGACCAAGAGCAAAGTGCTCAGCAGTATGAATCCAGGCCGATTGCGTGCAAGCTGACTGACTTTGGAGAGAGTCGCTCCCTATTCACTCAAACGCAAAGCGTTCTTGCGTCAAAAACCTCTAACTTAGATCGTGGAACGGTGGTGTACCTGGCTCCAGAAGTTCTTGTCGAGGAACTTTGTTTATCTGGTGCATCTATTTCGGATTTAATGCTTGCGGATATTTGGGCGCTGGGgatggttttgttttcaatGCTAAACCCCAGCCTAAAATGTCCTTATTTAGTTGAGATTCGAGAGGCAGGGGGTGTTAAATCTCAGGAGGAACTCAAAACCTTCATCCGTTCTCTTCTTCGCGTGGGAAAACACCCTACTCCAGACGAAACCTATAAAGTTGAGCGTAGCACCGTGTGGTGTGCTTTAGAGGAGGTTTATAGAGGGTGTATCGATTTCAACCGGCAGGGTAGATTGTCCCTAGACAAGGCAGTGGACATCATGAGAAGAGAGGAAAATGGATACgaggtaattcctttgaaagTTAGCCAGTCCACTGCCGTTCAACAGTTCGATCAGAATTTTGCTGCCTGTCTGGAAGAAAGTGGTTGTGAGGAGCCCGTTCAACTGGAATCTGTCCCCAGCAACGATGGCACCAACGCATGCGCTTTTCTAGCGGTTAAGATAGTGGACAGAATCCTGACGGAAATAGGAACCGATGGCGAAGTTTTTGCTGACATAGCTGATGCCGCCGAAGCAAAAATATGGCTCTTACCTgagaaaataaatgaatatcGCGACATCAGTAAAATGTACGATCCCGTTGAGGCATATGAGCTTCTTCTGGCAAAAAAGATCATGCAGTCTACTTACGACTTCTCGGAAGAATTGCCCTTTTCAGATGGTGTGTTTTCTGTTGAAGGAAGACAAAAGTTACATTCCAAGCTCTGTGAACTTGGACGTGGCAACTTTGCTGCTATCTTCACAAGTGAGCCCTGGGTATTGACAGTTGGATGTTTTAACGGCAGACCATTCTTGATCGACACCCATCCTGTTACTGCGAGGCCTGGAACCGGTTCCGGTCTGGTGATTGTAGGAAGAGAAAAGTCCCCGGAAGTCTGGATGTCACTCTGCTGCTGGTTGTGGAAACGATTGTTCAACGGAGGTGTTGAGCCTGGCACGGGCCAATCACTGGCAGTCGTTACACCTCGCACGCAGTAAGTAACACCCTGATCATATTcttatgaaagaaaaaataaatcagATAAACAAGTTaacattatcataattattaatattattgttattgttatttctgTTATTATACTACTATTATCACTCTATCGGTGAGCCAGAGAATTTAGACACCTACCGAAATTTACCGGTTTAAGGGAGTATCGGTATCTCCCGATGATTAGTATCATTGTCactgtcatcgtcatcatcatcgtcgtcatcatcatcatcatcatcatcatcattcttcttcttcttcttcttcttcttcttcttcttattattattattattattattattattattattattattattattaatagcaAGAAATGGCCTAATGTACCAGATCAAATTTCTCAGAACAACAGGCTTTTGCTTTAGGTGACGCTACCGAAGCCACGCGGAAACGATTGTGAGTAACCGACAAGTTTCAGCGCTAAAATTTTGTAATGGTAAAGAGCGCATATTGTTCTGTCAGCTTTCATAACGACTCTTTCTGTCACCTTTTGTTTCCGAattttatccctattttttgaaacgatcattattattacttattttctttttcacctgTAGTCACTCCCCTTGCGCAAAAACACACTCACGACCCTTAAAGAGGGTGGCCATGATGGCTTCAGGCTTCGACAACGTTGACGACGCTGTCTGTCCACCCCAAAGACTCAAGTTAGTATCGGCGACTCCACAGGATTCCTCTACCGAAAATCAAGGTAACAGCACTTCGTATTTATTAACCCGCTGGAATACAAGTGAGCGCTATGTCTATACTGGTGCGATGACAGTTACTTCAAGTGAATATAACAGAAACTCAATTTCCCAAACTCTCGTTTTCTTAGAATTCCACATTTCTTGAACCAAATATCTTTTCCGTTGGATCTTACTTCTCTGCAATTTTAACCCTGATTTCTCGAACCTACGCACTTCTAGAAGCAATTTTTGTTTCCCACGTAGGTTGGAGGAAACAGTATTTTACCGCAATATAAAAATGGAATCATCTTTCTTTCAGGCGTTGAAGTGCTATCAGACGATAGTATCTTCAGTACTGGCAAGAGAAGTGGTAAAGGTTAGTGGTTCGTTTTATTTAACACTTTCCCTTCTTGCCTTCATTTCTTTCAGTTATAGAGCGGCGGAGATGGTGACTTAACCTACAGACAGAAAGATCTCGATTTTCTACCTTACCTTTCGTCCACTGCCTTCGTCGTACATAGtgttcctgttgccatggtagcttaactaaaaaaaaaggagggaagaggggagggggggagttTCCTTGCTTTCTTGCACTGGTTACTTCTTTTTCTTACTTGTCAACATATTGTAACaacctttcttttttcaagttacAGTTTCTGTTGAGGAAAGCCCGGATCAGAAGAGGTCATTTCATACTTTGAAGGTACATCCATATCAGAGAAGAACAGAAAAGAggtatgtaataataataaataataataataaatattgagTTCTTTAAGCCAAAgcttgttttcttctttcctttacaGGAAGAAAACCGCTACTCTCGCAAAAGAAAACATGCTGAAGACAGTGATTCCGATGACCATCAACTATACATAAGTCCATTTGAAGATAACAGTAAGTCATTTCTTTTAACGTTAATGTAACCAGCGTCGTTGGGATAAAATGTTATTTGAACAAGCGCGTACGACGGTCGTGCATGTGGCTGGAAGATCTATGGATCGTTTCACCTCAGGCCACTGCGCTCCTAGGTTTTTCTTAGCCAAACTTATACATTGCTTCGAGCATTTTCCGTAATTACAACGAATCCGCCTAGTCGACAGTTTTGTATAACAATCGGAAAGGGAAAAACCCTTGTGACTCTATGTTTTATGTCGTTTAAATATTTCCGATTTAACTGAATAGCAAAATAAAATCTTCATCCATCTCAGTAGCGAATAAATGTCTTGGACCACATAAACTAGCTAtgtaattttacttttatttatgAATGTCGGTATATATGTTATTTATATAAATGGgatttatatgtatatataggtTTTCCTTAGGAAAGAGGGGGAATTTGAGTTTCACATTTGCTCAAGGAGGGGGAAAGAGGTCGCATAGATATTGAAAGGGAAGCAATACAAAACGCCCATGCACCAACCCCCTTCCCCAAACCAACAACTATTAAGACTCCCGAAGGTCACAGCGCAACTATTTTCTCATGCAAAACCCGAAACAGATCAACTGTTGACGGTCTAAGAAGCCTTTAAAACGTTTGTAAAGTATTTGTATTTTCTCTGGGGAGCGGAAGGAGCTTTTCTTGAGAGTAGAAGCGTTCAAACGCAAAAAACTGCGTTACTTCAGGTTTCTCGGGACCGAGAGCGTAAAGTTTGAATCATCTGAAATTTTAACAAACGAGGATTAACGTCTAATCTAATGTTATTTTCAGGTGCCATAAATGGCTTTCCCGTTTACAGAAGATCAAAAGCTGGAATCACGGCAAAAGAAATCTTAGAATTGTGCATTGACGGTGACCTTCCAGACAAAAACGTGTGCAAAAGAGTTCCTGTCGGTGTAACAGAAAGTGCGACTTTTATCGTGGATCTGGAGGCAGTTCATCATAAAGACCTGACAGTGGATGACAACGGATTCTATGGAGCTCATTCCAGTCCAGCTGAGCACTTTCAGGTTTTCATTGATGGTCGAGGAAAGGTCAGTGCCATGTGCAGAATTTCCAAGCCTGACCCAGAAAGCGAGAGTGCGGTCTTTACCGCCTATGACCACTTTGTTATCAGAAGACAGTACAGTTGGCCAAAAAGTGACAAGAACTTTCGTCGTATGATAGCGAAGGTTGAACACGGAGGGAAATTTTTGAGGTTTGCCATTGTACAGTATACTGTCAATATGACCTCTGATGAAGCAAAGCTGCTTTTCAGTCAGACCAAACGCCATTCGGGAACTCAGGTGAGAACTAAACCAAGTGTTCTTGAGAAAGTGAGACAATTGGGCGATACGTACAGCGCTAAGAAGATTATCAATCACATTCAAAAGGAAGCAGGGGGCGTAGTGTCCATATCGTCTCCATCCGACTTTCCAAGAGATAGACAACAAGTCTACAATCAACTTCGACAAGTTGAGGGCAGGAAAAAATCCCGAAGCACTGGCCCGGCTAAGTCACCGGACATTACCAAGTTGTTGTCTCTCCAGCAAGCCGGAAGATTTATCCGTGATGTGAGTATGGGTGCAAGATCAGACAATAAAGGCGAGATTCGAGCAGCAGTGAGCACGTTTGCAGCAACCAATTACAGTATCGGTTGGATAAAAAGATTTTGTCACCCGCGTTCAAGTCCAGCTTCAGTGGCTGGAGTGGATATGACGTACAAATTAGGGCCCTTCTACCTCACAACAGTCACTTTCCCTAATCCAATGTTCGTGTACAAAAACAACGAAAGGAAACATCCTACAACCCTGGCAGCGGTAATGACCTCAGTGTCGAAGGAAACACGCGACTATGAGTACCTCGCAAGGTCATTAAAGTCGGAAGGGATAGAGTCATTGACGTACGGAACGGATGGTGAGTGTGCGCTAGAGAGAGGCTTTGAGAGTGTTTACCCCATTGAAGGTCCTGCTTGCACGAACATTCACCTACGCTGCTTCGACCACGCCAAAGGTGACATTATTATGAAACTGAAAGATCTAAATGTGTCCgaaagtgaaagaaagaaaattcagCAAGAAATACAGGGAAGCGAGTTCGGGGGAAAGCGAGTGAAAGGTCTGGTCGATTGCGAGAGT of the Montipora capricornis isolate CH-2021 chromosome 7, ASM3666992v2, whole genome shotgun sequence genome contains:
- the LOC138058069 gene encoding uncharacterized protein, translated to MSVFRRFKLPQLLRKQKSNENSIVNIPRFDCNALAVKERLGQGSFGDVYTVDYKAPGKVIETVVVKKVLLALDQEEKKLFYKEVALLNGLNHPNIVKMKGVCQNPLAIMLEYCYFDFKPFGEDLRVTSLSGFLLQINEYKCQGFHDLVNHAAVEIIQGLAYLHSKGIAHRDVKPANVLVNNRHYSALSDQEQSAQQYESRPIACKLTDFGESRSLFTQTQSVLASKTSNLDRGTVVYLAPEVLVEELCLSGASISDLMLADIWALGMVLFSMLNPSLKCPYLVEIREAGGVKSQEELKTFIRSLLRVGKHPTPDETYKVERSTVWCALEEVYRGCIDFNRQGRLSLDKAVDIMRREENGYEVIPLKVSQSTAVQQFDQNFAACLEESGCEEPVQLESVPSNDGTNACAFLAVKIVDRILTEIGTDGEVFADIADAAEAKIWLLPEKINEYRDISKMYDPVEAYELLLAKKIMQSTYDFSEELPFSDGVFSVEGRQKLHSKLCELGRGNFAAIFTSEPWVLTVGCFNGRPFLIDTHPVTARPGTGSGLVIVGREKSPEVWMSLCCWLWKRLFNGGVEPGTGQSLAVVTPRTQ
- the LOC138056108 gene encoding uncharacterized protein, which codes for MASGFDNVDDAVCPPQRLKLVSATPQDSSTENQGVEVLSDDSIFSTGKRSGKGKPGSEEVISYFEGTSISEKNRKEEENRYSRKRKHAEDSDSDDHQLYISPFEDNSAINGFPVYRRSKAGITAKEILELCIDGDLPDKNVCKRVPVGVTESATFIVDLEAVHHKDLTVDDNGFYGAHSSPAEHFQVFIDGRGKVSAMCRISKPDPESESAVFTAYDHFVIRRQYSWPKSDKNFRRMIAKVEHGGKFLRFAIVQYTVNMTSDEAKLLFSQTKRHSGTQVRTKPSVLEKVRQLGDTYSAKKIINHIQKEAGGVVSISSPSDFPRDRQQVYNQLRQVEGRKKSRSTGPAKSPDITKLLSLQQAGRFIRDVSMGARSDNKGEIRAAVSTFAATNYSIGWIKRFCHPRSSPASVAGVDMTYKLGPFYLTTVTFPNPMFVYKNNERKHPTTLAAVMTSVSKETRDYEYLARSLKSEGIESLTYGTDGECALERGFESVYPIEGPACTNIHLRCFDHAKGDIIMKLKDLNVSESERKKIQQEIQGSEFGGKRVKGLVDCESETEFEELYVNKEAHWPEQFKEWMVTNKGRHRSMKATLKFCMLKPIRIAAGLGNPPNKWDNQRTESLNNVIKEAAENQVTDQATIHEILEAEVIQQQEQEYIKAIYGMGEYRLAPEFQAYSVTPLAWSQKTHEQQRQHVQKVLKVPLCSSSNQIQPTTRLSISVEECGVSSVAAGFLNQIWHESEIILSHHKVIDLGGGSYCVTEFGNSVNVTIKGGSPTCRCRNSQSTAGLCSHILAVADTIGTLPAFLDGFNKKTGKSRNILGANIPKRAGEKAKEKKKRKGQNNVELTPIIEEVTRPDSEIDFQKPLAFTEIWHNNNNFNVVFTKECTKAKKCESCKVGFARGGVVCIPQDIAILHKERYYYPKEDGKGRVTMEPTWSREASRFYCIKKDCILRRHPYFWKGMVEIDDDVRLNLKEGHLKLLREALHLSI